Within the Miscanthus floridulus cultivar M001 chromosome 2, ASM1932011v1, whole genome shotgun sequence genome, the region AGCCCCCTTGCTAGCTGGCAATGTCTCACAGCCGCTCCAAGAGGTGAGAGCTCCCTGTTTTCCTTATTCAGTCTGACGAACCTGCGTATTTAACTTTGATGGTTGCAATACCCTGTTTGGAGAACTGCTGTTGCCAAGAAAGACGGTTCTTGTGTTTTAGAAGCGGTTCTAGGCTAAGTGACCTTGGGGATTTTGCATTGGCAGCGATTCTATCAGAGTGCTCAGAATGGATAGCGCGGATTCGGCTTCGCCGAGGTGCCACGCTCAGCATCAACAGGTAACTCTCCGTCTGCGCTTGTTGAAAAATGCGAGGCTACCACTTGCTTCTTCAGTGTCTTGAAAATATCTGGTACATATCCTGACTAGATGTTATCTTATTTCTGTTCTGCTTGACTCTTGTACAATGTCTGTTGAATAGAAGGATGCCGGAGAACTCAAGGACCAGAATAGCACCAGCAAGATGCCGTCCAGTGCTACTGAGCTTCCATGCTCCTTGAAGCGTGAGGTAAAATCAGATACCAGATCTTCTCCCCCCTAGCCATAGGTTATTGTTCATTCCAGACCTGTCTCAGCTAGTTGTTTCAGAGGttattggaatggagggagtatttatctTGTCATGTTTTCTTCACCAAATGCCATATGTCAGTATAAGAATGTCAATATAATTTTTGATACCTCTTGGTGCTCTCAGGCGGCAACTCTGGCATTACTGCTTGCCTGCAGAAAACTCCTTGGTGgtgaatgcctagtgtttagcTATATTTCCAAATATGTAACGCCCCTGTAAACTCGCTGCTGTAACCCTCTCACAACCCCTCATGCTACTGTAAACGTTGTTGAGTAGCATTTGTTATTGCCCTCCAATTCAATCCAATCAGGTGGGAAGTCTCCTCCCCTCCATGacctgtaaaaaaaaaaaaaaaaactaagcatAATTCATTCTTGAAATGTATGTGATGATATTTCTACCTGGTTATTCATACTTACGATGCTACTTCTGCAGGTCCAAGTCCTTGAAAAGCGACTAAATGATCAATTCGTCATGCGCCGTGCTCTTGAGAAAGCACTAGGTTACAAGCCTTGTACTATTCATGCATCAGGCGAGAACTGCATTCCAAAGGTGAAAGTCCTTCTCTTATACAGTTCAGCATCTGGACGAgctaaaaaaaagtgtggaaatATTTACCATATTATTCCAATGTTTTACTTCCACaccatgatttttttttctgaagaCAAGAGTTTTCACTTAACACATAGCCTCTTTCTTTCTTCCATGCCATCTCAGCCGACTGAGGAGCTAATAAAGGAGATTGCAGTACTCGAGCTAGAGGTCATATGCTTGGAGCAACATCTCCTAACACTATACAGAAAGGCTTTTGAACAACAATTTTCCCCCGTGAATTCTGCTTGTGATGTGGAAAGTAACAAGCAGCCAGCTAGGTCTTTTTCAGGCATACTATCTGAAGCTTCAGAGCTCAACTTCTCAACCCCAAGGAAGCACCAACTAATCCAGTCCAGTCGAATGGTCCTGGCACGCAAGTCCACACCTGCAGCTTCTACAAGCGAGACTAGCAATGAAAAGATCAATATTGGACGCAGCCATTCCTCGCTCCTGCACCGTTCCGTTAGAGTATCTCCGTCAGCAAACAACCTTGCTAGAGCTCTGAAATCATGCCATACTTCACCTCTATCTTTTGTTGAGGTACAAAATGATGTCTGAAATCTCTTTGGTTCTAAAGTATTTTAATAGGTTTGCTGCAGGGCTTAGTTAGTGGTACCTTCGTCTTGAACTACAAGGGATTCTAGCTATGCACCTAGACAGAGCCAGAATCCCTTGTATTTTATAGGATGAAGGTAGTACATGTTTTATAGTAGCAAATTTGATGTGCTGAAATCCTAACATAATCTCAACCGATGACCAGGAAGGAAAGTGCATGGATCCTGGCATTGTGAGTTTGGCAGACATCTTGGGGACCAGGGTTGCAGACCATGTTCCTCAAACGCCTAACAAGATATCTGAGGACATGATCAAATCCATTGCGGCCATATACATAAGGCTGAGAGACGTCCCTGCCGTGCAGCATGCCTTCTTCCCCTCACCGTGCTCATCCTTTTCTTCAGCAAGTGGACTATCTTCCAAGTATACTGCAGATATATGGAGCCCCAGGTGCAGGAAAGAGAGCTTCATCGAGGCGTGGCAGGACAACGAACTAGGCAATGGTGAATCAAGGGAGCTGGGGCTGCAATATGATTCTGTGATAGAGGTGTCTGCTCTTTGCAAGGGTGATCAGAGGTCTGCTGACGTTAAGGATATGTTGCACAAATATATGTGAGTATTTGACATGCCATTTTTTTCTCTCTTCCAGTTCATAGGGATCAAATTACAAGTATTTGCTGACTAGCTGCAGGTTCCACTCTGTAGGTCACTTGTACAGCTTCTAGAAAGTGTTGATCTCAGTGGAATGAAAAGCGAGGAGAAGCTTGCTTTCTGGATCAATGTGCATAATGCGATGATGATGCATGTAACTATTTTCTTGCCCTGAACCTCGATATCTTAACTTCTTGAACTGAAAACTGATGGTGTTCAATCTAAAcatttctccttttttttttcagGCCCATATCGAGTACGGGATTCCACAGAGTAACAGCAAAAGAATACTGCTTACCAAGGTAGAAAGACCTATATCGAATTACAAATCTCAGCCTGATTTGAACTTGAGTCTGACGGCATGTTTTGTGCCACAGGTATCCTACATCATTAGTGGCCAAAGAGTAAACGCGGAGCTGATAGAGTACCAGATCCTGTGCTGCCGAGCACAACCTTCTGGACAGGTTTGTTCTGCCTTCTCCCCCCTCCTGTATTCTGTTTATTTTTGCCTCCCGGAGTCAGGCCTTAGCTTAAAAACTGGTCAGTCGATTCATGGTGGTTCCTTCTGAATGAATCTTGCAGTGGCTTCGGCTGCTGCTCTACCCGAAATGGAAGTCCAGCAGGGACAAGGACGAGCTGCAAGGCTTCGCCGTGGACCGCCCCGAGCCTCTGGTGCACTTTGCACTGTCCTCCGGTAGCTACTCGGACCCAGTGGTATGTAGCACGTAGTACGCTGCATCAAATGCACACCCAGAGTACCCCAACTGCCAACGGGACACACGCACATCACGCACGACAGCTCCGAAGCATTTCATCTCCTCGAATGCAACTGTTAACTGTAACTTTGCAGGTGCGGCTGTACAGCCCCAAGAGCCTGTTCCAGCAGCTGGAGGCGGCGAAGGAGGAGTACATCCGCGCCAACGTGGGCGTCCGCGGGCGGGGGCAGCACAAGATCATCCTCCCCAAGGCCCTGGAGCTGTACGCGAGGGACGCCGGGCTGGGCGCGCAGGAGGTGGTGGCCGCGGTCGAGTGCCACCTGCCCGAGGGCCTCCGGGACGCCGTGCGCCGGAGCCAGCAGCAGGCCGGGCGGGCGCGCGGcaggggcggcggcgccggcgtggAGTGGAAGCCGCACAACCTGGCGTTCCGGTACCTGCTGGCCAAGGAGCTGGTCGGCGGGTCCCCAGCGTGCAGCCGGCAGCTCGAGAAAGGCGGCCCCGTCAGTGCGCCGCTGCGTGCTGAGCCGTGATCCATCAGATCGCCATGGGTCCGTGGCCGTGCCGAGCCGAGACCGAGGTGTAACGAGTTTTGAGATGCGCGGCGGCACACTGCTGGGCTGGGCGTGTATG harbors:
- the LOC136540363 gene encoding uncharacterized protein isoform X2; amino-acid sequence: MSHSRSKSDSIRVLRMDSADSASPRCHAQHQQDAGELKDQNSTSKMPSSATELPCSLKREVQVLEKRLNDQFVMRRALEKALGYKPCTIHASGENCIPKPTEELIKEIAVLELEVICLEQHLLTLYRKAFEQQFSPVNSACDVESNKQPARSFSGILSEASELNFSTPRKHQLIQSSRMVLARKSTPAASTSETSNEKINIGRSHSSLLHRSVRVSPSANNLARALKSCHTSPLSFVEEGKCMDPGIVSLADILGTRVADHVPQTPNKISEDMIKSIAAIYIRLRDVPAVQHAFFPSPCSSFSSASGLSSKYTADIWSPRCRKESFIEAWQDNELGNGESRELGLQYDSVIEVSALCKGDQRSADVKDMLHKYMSLVQLLESVDLSGMKSEEKLAFWINVHNAMMMHAHIEYGIPQSNSKRILLTKVSYIISGQRVNAELIEYQILCCRAQPSGQWLRLLLYPKWKSSRDKDELQGFAVDRPEPLVHFALSSGSYSDPVVRLYSPKSLFQQLEAAKEEYIRANVGVRGRGQHKIILPKALELYARDAGLGAQEVVAAVECHLPEGLRDAVRRSQQQAGRARGRGGGAGVEWKPHNLAFRYLLAKELVGGSPACSRQLEKGGPVSAPLRAEP
- the LOC136540363 gene encoding uncharacterized protein isoform X1 gives rise to the protein MSHSRSKSDSIRVLRMDSADSASPRCHAQHQQKDAGELKDQNSTSKMPSSATELPCSLKREVQVLEKRLNDQFVMRRALEKALGYKPCTIHASGENCIPKPTEELIKEIAVLELEVICLEQHLLTLYRKAFEQQFSPVNSACDVESNKQPARSFSGILSEASELNFSTPRKHQLIQSSRMVLARKSTPAASTSETSNEKINIGRSHSSLLHRSVRVSPSANNLARALKSCHTSPLSFVEEGKCMDPGIVSLADILGTRVADHVPQTPNKISEDMIKSIAAIYIRLRDVPAVQHAFFPSPCSSFSSASGLSSKYTADIWSPRCRKESFIEAWQDNELGNGESRELGLQYDSVIEVSALCKGDQRSADVKDMLHKYMSLVQLLESVDLSGMKSEEKLAFWINVHNAMMMHAHIEYGIPQSNSKRILLTKVSYIISGQRVNAELIEYQILCCRAQPSGQWLRLLLYPKWKSSRDKDELQGFAVDRPEPLVHFALSSGSYSDPVVRLYSPKSLFQQLEAAKEEYIRANVGVRGRGQHKIILPKALELYARDAGLGAQEVVAAVECHLPEGLRDAVRRSQQQAGRARGRGGGAGVEWKPHNLAFRYLLAKELVGGSPACSRQLEKGGPVSAPLRAEP